A section of the Malania oleifera isolate guangnan ecotype guangnan chromosome 2, ASM2987363v1, whole genome shotgun sequence genome encodes:
- the LOC131149389 gene encoding uncharacterized protein LOC131149389 isoform X7 — translation MLSTFRVINFKRCLLLNICNKTHMDVQKSFQCAFSSSTACSPTGEGHQVIDDGTITLQEWQSWGTVSPFPAMVIELIADLKVLEREMNGHLSFGGTGGKLQGDFKIQEDKKHRARYQALGDSEKKLQFFAARQIACRLLGSRGYLCQKCWLPLKDCMCSKVMCCTLWQHIRFWIYMHPKDFLRQNNTGKLLWQVFGVQAATLCLFGIAEHEKMMWNAVSLAGKGNVWCLYPNRNAPTMSVQECFAQESSDLECSVAKNLSGIAETSSKTFWTLSVDHKTNGDKTLHFILVDGTWNNSAAMFRRLKDVLNHINLCHWMSGLSCS, via the exons ATGCTCTCAACTTTTAGGGTCATCAACTTCAAACGCTGTTTGTTGCTCAACATCTGTAACAAAACCCACATGGATGTACAAAAAAGCTTCCAATGTGCCTTCTCGAGTTCAACTGCTTGCTCTCCTACAGGAGAAGGTCACCAAGTTATTGATGATGGGACTATCACCCTGCAAGAATGGCAGTCTTGGGGCACAGTATCTCCCTTTCCTGCGATGGTTATAGAACTCATTGCGGATTTGAAGGTTTTGGAGAGAGAAATGAATGGCCATTTAAGTTTTGGTGGAACTGGTGGGAAACTCCAG GGAGACTTCAAGATTCAGGAGGATAAAAAACACAGAGCGAGGTATCAGGCTTTAGGTGATTCTGAAAAGAAGCTCCAATTCTTTGCAGCTCGACAAATAGCTTGTCGTTTGCTTGGAAGCAGGGGCTATCTCTGTCAAAAG TGCTGGCTTCCGCTGAAAGACTGCATGTGTTCAAAAGTCATGTGTTGCACTTTATGGCAACACATTAGATTTTGGATATATATGCATCCAAAG GATTTCCTACGGCAAAACAATACTGGGAAGTTGTTGTGGCAAGTATTTGGTGTTCAAGCTGCAACTTTATGTCTCTTTGGCATTGCTGAACATGAAAAAATGATGTGGAATGCAGTCAGCCTTGCAG GGAAAGGCAATGTTTGGTGCCTTTATCCCAATAGGAATGCACCCACAATGTCAGTTCAGGAGTGCTTTGCTCAAGAATCTTCAGATCTAGAATGTTCAGTGGCAAAG AATCTTAGCGGAATAGCAGAGACTTCATCCAAGACTTTTTGGACTCTTTCTGTAGATCACAAG ACAAATGGAGATAAAACCCTACACTTTATTTTGGTTGATGGCACTTGGAACAATTCTGCTGCAATGTTCAGGCGCTTGAAG GATGTGCTGAATCACATCAACTTGTGCCACTGGATGAGCGGCCTAAGTTGCTCATGA
- the LOC131149389 gene encoding uncharacterized protein LOC131149389 isoform X9 — MLSTFRVINFKRCLLLNICNKTHMDVQKSFQCAFSSSTACSPTGEGHQVIDDGTITLQEWQSWGTVSPFPAMVIELIADLKVLEREMNGHLSFGGTGGKLQGDFKIQEDKKHRARYQALGDSEKKLQFFAARQIACRLLGSRGYLCQKCWLPLKDCMCSKVMCCTLWQHIRFWIYMHPKDFLRQNNTGKLLWQVFGVQAATLCLFGIAEHEKMMWNAVSLAGKGNVWCLYPNRNAPTMSVQECFAQESSDLECSVAKNLSGIAETSSKTFWTLSVDHKTNGDKTLHFILVDGTWNNSAAMFRRLKE, encoded by the exons ATGCTCTCAACTTTTAGGGTCATCAACTTCAAACGCTGTTTGTTGCTCAACATCTGTAACAAAACCCACATGGATGTACAAAAAAGCTTCCAATGTGCCTTCTCGAGTTCAACTGCTTGCTCTCCTACAGGAGAAGGTCACCAAGTTATTGATGATGGGACTATCACCCTGCAAGAATGGCAGTCTTGGGGCACAGTATCTCCCTTTCCTGCGATGGTTATAGAACTCATTGCGGATTTGAAGGTTTTGGAGAGAGAAATGAATGGCCATTTAAGTTTTGGTGGAACTGGTGGGAAACTCCAG GGAGACTTCAAGATTCAGGAGGATAAAAAACACAGAGCGAGGTATCAGGCTTTAGGTGATTCTGAAAAGAAGCTCCAATTCTTTGCAGCTCGACAAATAGCTTGTCGTTTGCTTGGAAGCAGGGGCTATCTCTGTCAAAAG TGCTGGCTTCCGCTGAAAGACTGCATGTGTTCAAAAGTCATGTGTTGCACTTTATGGCAACACATTAGATTTTGGATATATATGCATCCAAAG GATTTCCTACGGCAAAACAATACTGGGAAGTTGTTGTGGCAAGTATTTGGTGTTCAAGCTGCAACTTTATGTCTCTTTGGCATTGCTGAACATGAAAAAATGATGTGGAATGCAGTCAGCCTTGCAG GGAAAGGCAATGTTTGGTGCCTTTATCCCAATAGGAATGCACCCACAATGTCAGTTCAGGAGTGCTTTGCTCAAGAATCTTCAGATCTAGAATGTTCAGTGGCAAAG AATCTTAGCGGAATAGCAGAGACTTCATCCAAGACTTTTTGGACTCTTTCTGTAGATCACAAG ACAAATGGAGATAAAACCCTACACTTTATTTTGGTTGATGGCACTTGGAACAATTCTGCTGCAATGTTCAGGCGCTTGAAG
- the LOC131149389 gene encoding uncharacterized protein LOC131149389 isoform X8: MLSTFRVINFKRCLLLNICNKTHMDVQKSFQCAFSSSTACSPTGEGHQVIDDGTITLQEWQSWGTVSPFPAMVIELIADLKVLEREMNGHLSFGGTGGKLQGDFKIQEDKKHRARYQALGDSEKKLQFFAARQIACRLLGSRGYLCQKCWLPLKDCMCSKVMCCTLWQHIRFWIYMHPKDFLRQNNTGKLLWQVFGVQAATLCLFGIAEHEKMMWNAVSLAGKGNVWCLYPNRNAPTMSVQECFAQESSDLECSVAKNLSGIAETSSKTFWTLSVDHKTNGDKTLHFILVDGTWNNSAAMFRRLKCSPFSYNHSTSIYSH, encoded by the exons ATGCTCTCAACTTTTAGGGTCATCAACTTCAAACGCTGTTTGTTGCTCAACATCTGTAACAAAACCCACATGGATGTACAAAAAAGCTTCCAATGTGCCTTCTCGAGTTCAACTGCTTGCTCTCCTACAGGAGAAGGTCACCAAGTTATTGATGATGGGACTATCACCCTGCAAGAATGGCAGTCTTGGGGCACAGTATCTCCCTTTCCTGCGATGGTTATAGAACTCATTGCGGATTTGAAGGTTTTGGAGAGAGAAATGAATGGCCATTTAAGTTTTGGTGGAACTGGTGGGAAACTCCAG GGAGACTTCAAGATTCAGGAGGATAAAAAACACAGAGCGAGGTATCAGGCTTTAGGTGATTCTGAAAAGAAGCTCCAATTCTTTGCAGCTCGACAAATAGCTTGTCGTTTGCTTGGAAGCAGGGGCTATCTCTGTCAAAAG TGCTGGCTTCCGCTGAAAGACTGCATGTGTTCAAAAGTCATGTGTTGCACTTTATGGCAACACATTAGATTTTGGATATATATGCATCCAAAG GATTTCCTACGGCAAAACAATACTGGGAAGTTGTTGTGGCAAGTATTTGGTGTTCAAGCTGCAACTTTATGTCTCTTTGGCATTGCTGAACATGAAAAAATGATGTGGAATGCAGTCAGCCTTGCAG GGAAAGGCAATGTTTGGTGCCTTTATCCCAATAGGAATGCACCCACAATGTCAGTTCAGGAGTGCTTTGCTCAAGAATCTTCAGATCTAGAATGTTCAGTGGCAAAG AATCTTAGCGGAATAGCAGAGACTTCATCCAAGACTTTTTGGACTCTTTCTGTAGATCACAAG ACAAATGGAGATAAAACCCTACACTTTATTTTGGTTGATGGCACTTGGAACAATTCTGCTGCAATGTTCAGGCGCTTGAAG TGCTCACCTTTCTCATACAATCATTCCACAAGTATATACAGCCATTGA